The stretch of DNA TAAAAAGACTAGGAGATGAAAACGGAAATGTCAAAAATTACAATATTAGGGTTGGGAGCAGGAGACATTGACCAGCTTCCGCTTGGAGTATATCGATCTTTAAAAAGTGCCTCTCCCCTGTTTTTACGAACAAAGGAACACCCTGTTGTGATGGAGTTAGAAAAGGAAGGATTAGCATTCACTTCATTTGACAGTATTTACGAAAAGCATGAGCAATTTCACGATGTCTATGAAGAGATATGCAGTTATATATTAGAGGTCGCTGTCAAAGAAGATGTTACCTATGCAGTCCCTGGCCATCCGCTCGTTGCTGAACGCACTGTTCAGCTATTGCTAGAGCGAGCGGAAGAGAGTGGAGTAACCATTGAGATTGGCGGAGGACAAAGCTTCCTCGATGCTTTATTCCAAGCGTTAAAAATTGATCCGATTGAGGGCTTTCAGCTTCTTGACGGAACGAGTTTGAAAAAGGATGAAATGGAAGTTAAGCATCATACCATTATTGGACAGGTGTATGATCAGTTTGTTGCTTCAGAAGTGAAGCTTATCCTAATGGAAATCCTTCCATATGATTATATGGTGTATATTGTGACTGCTGCAGGGAGCAAAGAGGAGCAAATTCGAAAGGTTCCGCTATATGAACTTGATCGTGATATGGAGATTAATAATCTAACCTCGGTCTATGTCCCCCCTGTGACGGATGAAACCATTTTATTCAAAAAATTTAACAAGCTCCGTGAAATCATAGCTGAGCTGCGTGGGCCGAATGGGTGTCCATGGGATAAAAAGCAAACACATGAATCGTTAAAGAAATATTTAATTGAAGAAGCCTATGAATTAATTGAAGCGATTAATGAAGAGGATATTGACCATATGATTGAAGAGCTTGGTGATGTTCTTCTGCAGGTACTGCTTCATGCGCAAATTGGGGAAGATGACGGTTTCTTTTCTATTGAAGATGTCATAGAAGGGATTTCTGAAAAGATGGTACGCCGCCACCCACATGTATTTGGTGATAAAACAGCAGAAACAGAAGAGGATGTATTAAAAAATTGGCAGGATATTAAGAATGAAGAGAAGGGCTCCATAGAAGAGCAGTCCCTCCTTGATGGAATTGGAAGGTCCCTTCCCAACTTAATGGCTGCAGTTGAAATTCAAAAGAAAGCGGCAAAAGTTGGCTTTGATTGGAAGGAAGTCGGGCCTGCTTGGGCGAAGGTTAAAGAAGAAATCCGTGAATTTGAAATTGAAGTAGAGAAGGAAAGCGGCAATAAGATTCATGAGTTTGGTGATATCCTATTTGCATTTGTGAACATTGCCCGTTTTTATAAGATTGATCCTGAGGAAGCGTTATTTCTTACAAATCAAAAGTTCAAGCGCCGTTTCTCTTTTGTTGAAAAAAAGGTTAAAGAGAGCGGGAAAGATTTTTCTGACTTCCAATTGGAGCAATTAGACGAATTTTGGGAGGAAGCAAAGAAAATGGAGAGGAGAATGAATGATGAGATTAGATAAATTTTTGAAAGTATCGCGATTAATAAAAAGACGGACGCTTGCAAAAGAGGTTTCGGATCAAGGGCGAATTTTAGTAAATGGTCTGCAGGCGAAAGCAAGCACAACGGTTAAAGTCGGAGATGAGTTAGTCATTCGCTTCGGACAGAAGCTAGTAACGGTAAAAATTGATCGATTACAAGAGACAACAAGGAAAGAAGAAGCAGCTGAAATGTATACGGTTGTTAAAGAAGAAAAGGCTGAAGCAGAAGCTTAATTGCTATGCCTGATTTCTGAAAGTTCTATTTCACCCTCTCCTTTCATACACATGTACAAAAAGCTTGTACTTTTGTGATTGTGAGGAGATGTAGGATGAGTCAATATTATGAGCAAAATCCAACGAAATCGAATGTCCAAGAGCATGATGTAATTATGCGTGGGAGAAGGCTTTTAGACATTACAGGCGTTAAACAAGTTGAGAGTTTTGATAATGAAGAGTTTCTATTAGATACCGTTATGGGCTTTCTTGCGATTAAAGGTCAAAATTTGCAGATGAAGAACTTGGATGTTGATAAGGGAGTCGTCTCTATTAAAGGAAAAATATTTGATCTCGTTTATATTGATGATCAGCATGGAGAAAAAGCTAAAGGCTTCTTTAGCAAATTATTCCGATGACACTAAATATACAATTTATGACCATGCTGGCCATGATCGGCATGGGAATTGTCTTTGGTGCTTCCTTAGATACGTACAACCGTTTTTTAAAGCGCACAAAGCGAAAAAGTTGGCTTGTTTTTATTAATGATATCCTTTTTTGGATTGTACAAGGGTTAGCTATTTTCTATATACTATTTATTGTTAATCGTGGAGAATTAAGGTTTTATATATTTGTCGCCTTATTATGCGGATTTGCAGCCTATCAAAGTTTATTTAGAAGATTATATGTTCGTCTGCTGGAGATTGTCATCTCGATGATAATCTCTATTTATCGCTTTTTACTTAAATTATTCCATTACGTAATTTATAGACCGGTAAGAGGTCTAATTTTTGCTGTCATTTCGATTCTTCTCTTTTTAGGTAAGGGCCTTTTAGCGCTGCTAAACATCATCTACAAGCTAATATTGTTCCTATTAAAGGTGATTTTTCTGCCATTCAAATGGATTTTTCTACTTTTGTGGAAACTTTTGCCGAAAAATCTTAAAAAATCAGTCGAGAAGATATATAATAGAGTGGCAGGAATTTTAAGAGTAATGAAGAATTATTGTATGAATTGGATATCGAGATTGAAAAAACATAAAAAGTGAGGAGGGGATGCGAAATGGGTGCCATCCAGAAAAAGAAAGTAGCCAAAATTCAAACAAGCTATGCGGTGCAGCAAGAAGAAGTTGAGATTAATAAAGGTAGGAAAAGAAAGCTTTTATATAGAAGATTAGCTGTCTTTTTTATAGGCGCTGCTTTTATTTCATTTCTCATGATCTCTACACTCGTTTCGCAATCCGCTGCTCTTGAGGAAAAGAACGAGGAGAAAAAGAAGCTTAAAAACGAATTGGCAGTATTAAAGAAAAAGGAAGTTGACCTTGAAGAGGAAATTGTAAAACTGAATGATGATGAATATATAGCTAAGCTTGCTAGGAAGGATTATTTCCTTTCTGAAGAAAATGAAACGATCTTTAAATTGCCTGAGAAAAAGGAAAAGGAAGAAAAAAAGGAAAAAAAGGAAAAATCATCTGATTAGACCTTGTATTGAACTCTTTTCTTAAGTTCTGTATAATATATAGTAAGTATTTTTATATCTTTCAAGGAGGAAGTTTCTTTTTATGTCAATCGAAGTGGGCAGCAAGTTACAAGGAAAGGTAACAGGAATTACAAATTTCGGAGCGTTTGTGGAGTTACCGGAAGGCTCTACCGGTCTAGTGCACATTAGTGAAGTCGCAGACAATTATGTAAAAGATATTAACGATCATCTTAAAGTTGGTGATCAAGTTGAAGTAAAGGTCATTAATGTCGAAAAGGATGGAAAGATCGGTTTATCCATTAAAAAGGCAAAAGATCGTCCTGAAAGACCAGAAAGACCTGAAAGACCAGAAAGAGGCGACAGAAGAGAGTCAAGAGGAAATGCACATTCCGGGCGTCC from Cytobacillus dafuensis encodes:
- the yabN gene encoding bifunctional methyltransferase/pyrophosphohydrolase YabN — translated: MSKITILGLGAGDIDQLPLGVYRSLKSASPLFLRTKEHPVVMELEKEGLAFTSFDSIYEKHEQFHDVYEEICSYILEVAVKEDVTYAVPGHPLVAERTVQLLLERAEESGVTIEIGGGQSFLDALFQALKIDPIEGFQLLDGTSLKKDEMEVKHHTIIGQVYDQFVASEVKLILMEILPYDYMVYIVTAAGSKEEQIRKVPLYELDRDMEINNLTSVYVPPVTDETILFKKFNKLREIIAELRGPNGCPWDKKQTHESLKKYLIEEAYELIEAINEEDIDHMIEELGDVLLQVLLHAQIGEDDGFFSIEDVIEGISEKMVRRHPHVFGDKTAETEEDVLKNWQDIKNEEKGSIEEQSLLDGIGRSLPNLMAAVEIQKKAAKVGFDWKEVGPAWAKVKEEIREFEIEVEKESGNKIHEFGDILFAFVNIARFYKIDPEEALFLTNQKFKRRFSFVEKKVKESGKDFSDFQLEQLDEFWEEAKKMERRMNDEIR
- a CDS encoding septum formation initiator family protein, encoding MGAIQKKKVAKIQTSYAVQQEEVEINKGRKRKLLYRRLAVFFIGAAFISFLMISTLVSQSAALEEKNEEKKKLKNELAVLKKKEVDLEEEIVKLNDDEYIAKLARKDYFLSEENETIFKLPEKKEKEEKKEKKEKSSD
- a CDS encoding S1 domain-containing RNA-binding protein produces the protein MSIEVGSKLQGKVTGITNFGAFVELPEGSTGLVHISEVADNYVKDINDHLKVGDQVEVKVINVEKDGKIGLSIKKAKDRPERPERPERPERGDRRESRGNAHSGRPRQGRPNDNRPSRENFESKMARFLKDSEDRLSSLKRNTESKRGGRGARRG
- the yabP gene encoding sporulation protein YabP, with the protein product MSQYYEQNPTKSNVQEHDVIMRGRRLLDITGVKQVESFDNEEFLLDTVMGFLAIKGQNLQMKNLDVDKGVVSIKGKIFDLVYIDDQHGEKAKGFFSKLFR
- a CDS encoding RNA-binding S4 domain-containing protein, whose translation is MRLDKFLKVSRLIKRRTLAKEVSDQGRILVNGLQAKASTTVKVGDELVIRFGQKLVTVKIDRLQETTRKEEAAEMYTVVKEEKAEAEA
- the yabQ gene encoding spore cortex biosynthesis protein YabQ; the protein is MTLNIQFMTMLAMIGMGIVFGASLDTYNRFLKRTKRKSWLVFINDILFWIVQGLAIFYILFIVNRGELRFYIFVALLCGFAAYQSLFRRLYVRLLEIVISMIISIYRFLLKLFHYVIYRPVRGLIFAVISILLFLGKGLLALLNIIYKLILFLLKVIFLPFKWIFLLLWKLLPKNLKKSVEKIYNRVAGILRVMKNYCMNWISRLKKHKK